CAAATTTCTACTCTTCGATCTCGACCACACTCTTCTTGATTTTGATGCTGCTGAGGATGTGGCTTTGACGCAACTTCTAAAAGAAGAAGGGGGTACAGATATTCAGGCTTATAAAGACTATTATGTTCCTATGAACAAGGCTCTATGGAAGGACTTAGAGCAAAAGAAAATTAGTAAACAAGAGCTGGTTAACACGCGCTTTTCTCGTTTATTTGCTCATTTTGGACAGGAAAAAGACGGTAGTTTTCTAGCCCAGCGTTACCAATTTTACCTCGCTCAGCAGGGGCAAACGATTTCGGGTGCTCATGAACTTTTGGACAGCCTCATCGAGCGTGATTATGAGCTATATGCTGCGACAAATGGTATTACTGCCATTCAGACAGGGCGCTTGGCTCAATCGGGTCTGGCACCTTATTTCAATCAAGTCTTTATCTCTGAACAGTTGCAAACACAAAAGCCTGATGCTCTCTTTTATGAAAAGATTGGCCAACAGATTGCAGGTTTTAGTAAAGAAAAGACGCTGATGATTGGAGATTCTCTAACCGCCGACATTCAAGGCGGCAATAATGCTGGGATTGACACGATTTGGTACAATCCTCATCAACTCGAAAATCCCACACAAGCCCAGCCAACCTACGAAGTCCATTCTTACCGAGACTTGCTGGATTGTTTAGATAAACTGTAAAAAGTGGTTTAGACAGCCACTTTTTGCTATAATAGAGGCAGTAAAAATGAAGGAGTCGGCTATGGAACATTCGTCTTGGCATGCTTTGATTAAGGAGCAATTACCTGAGGGTTATTTCGGGAAAATCAATCAGTTTATGAATCAGGTCTATGCTCAGGGGACTATTTATCCACCCAAGGAAAAGGTTTTTCAGGCTCTCTTGACAACACCGCTTGAAGAAGTTAAGGTGGTGATTCTAGGGCAAGATCCCTATCACGGGCCAGGTCAAGCGCAGGGCTTGAGTTTTTCTGTACCTGACTCTATTCCAGCTCCGCCATCCTTGCAAAATATCTTGAAAGAATTGTCAGATGATATCGGGGTCAAGAAATCTCATGATTTGACAGCTTGGGCTGAGCAAGGAGTCTTGCTTCTTAATGCTTGTCTGACGGTTCCTGCTGGACAGGCCAATGGTCATGCTGGTCAGATATGGGAGCCTTTTACGGATGCTGTGATTCAGGTGGTCAATCATCTAGATAGACCAGTTGTTTTTGTACTCTGGGGAGCTTATGCACGCAAGAAGAAGACCTTGGTTAGCAATCCTCATCACTTGATTATCGAATCAGCCCATCCCAGTCCTTTGTCGGTTTATAGAGGATTTTGGGGTTCCAAGCCTTTTTCCAAGGCTAATGCATTCTTAAAAGAGACAGGACAAGAGCCAATCGATTGGCTTAGATAAGGAGAAAATATGCCTCAGTTAGCGACAATTTGCTACATTGATAACGGGAAAGAACTGCTCATGCTCCACCGTAATAAGAAGCCAAATGATGTTCATGAAGGGAAATGGATTGGTGTGGGTGGTAAGCTAGAGAGAGGAGAGACCCCTCAGGAATGCGCGGCGCGTGAAATCCTCGAAGAGACAGGACTGAAAGCCAAGCCAGTTCTAAAAGGTGTTATCACTTTTCCTGAATTTACACCAGATTTAGACTGGTACACCTATGTTTTTAAGGTGACAGAGTTTGAAGGGGACTTGATTGACTGCAATGAGGGGACGCTGGAATGGGTTCCCTATGATGAGGTTTTGAGTAAGCCGACTTGGGAAGGTGACCATACCTTTGTTGGGTGGCTTTTAGAGGATAAACCCTTCTTTTCAGCCAAGTTTGTTTATGATGGGGATAAATTGTTGGATACCCAAGTTGATTTCTATGAATAAAGGAGAAAGCAGATGCTACTAATCAAAAATGGACGTGTAATGGATCCCAAGACTGGTTTGGATCAAGTGTGTGATGTCTTAGTTCAAGGTGGGAAAATTATCAAAATTGCGTCTGAGATCACGGAAGAAGGAGCAGAGATAATTGATGCTAGTGGTCTTGTAGTTGCTCCTGGTTTGGTCGATATTCATGTTCATTTCCGTGAACCTGGTCAAACTCACAAGGAAGATATTCATACAGGTGCCCTAGCAGCTGCGGCAGGTGGTTTTACAACGGTTGTCATGATGGCTAATACTAGTCCAACCATTTCGGATGTGGAGACTTTGCAAGAAGTTCTCCAGTCAGCTGCCAAAGAGAAGATCAATGTCAAGACGGTAGCGACCATTACTAAAAATTTTAATGGCCAAGACTTGACTGACTTCAAGGCACTCTTAGAAGCTGGTGCGGTTGGTTTCTCAGACGACGGTATCCCACTTGAAAGCAGTAAAGTAGTCAAGGAAGCCATGGAGGAAGCCAAAAAGCTTAATACCTTTATTAGTCTTCATGAGGAAGATCCAGGTTTGAATGGGATTCTTGGCTTTAACGAAAATATTGCTAAAGAACATTTCCATATCTGCGGTGCGACTGGGGTGGCTGAGTATGCTATGATGGCGCGTGATGTCATGATTGCCTATGCAACCAAGGCCCATGTTCATATTCAGCATTTGTCTAAGGAAGAGAGTGTTAAAGTAGTTGAGTTTGCTCAGGGGCTAGGTGCGCAAGTCACAGCAGAAGTAGCGCCACAGCATTTCTCTAAGACAGAAGCACTTCTTTTGACACAAGGAAGCAATGCCAAGATGAATCCGCCGCTTCGTTTGGAATCAGACCGTCGTGCTGTTATTGAAGGTCTCAAATCAGGCGTCATCACAGTTATTGCGACGGACCACGCCCCTCACCATGCAGATGAGAAAAACGTTGAGGATATTACCAAAGCACCATCTGGTATGACTGGTTTGGAAACTTCTCTTTCCCTCGGTTTAACTTATTTGGTGGAAGCTGGTGAGTTGAGTTTGATGGAATTACTAGAAAAGACGACATACAACCCAGCCAAGCTTTACAATTTTGAAGCAGGTTACTTGGCTGAGAATGGTCCAGCGGACATCACTATTTTTGATGCTAAGGCTGACCGCCTTGTGGACTCCCATTTTGCTTCAAAAGCAGCTAATTCACCATTCATCGGTGAAACCTTAAAAGGGCAGGTTAAATATACCATCTGTAAGGGACAAATTGTCTATCAAAACTAGATGGAAGTCTGATCTGTAAACAAAAAGATAGAGAGCCTATATGTACCAAACCCATCATTTTAAAGACAAATTTATCTTATTTTTAAAGATATTTTTCCCTATCCTGATTTATCAATTTGCCAATTATTCTGCATCTTTTGTTGATACGACTATGACTGGCCAATACAATACCATGGACTTGGCTGGTGTGTCTATGGCAACCAGTATCTGGAACCCTTTCTTTACCTTTCTAACAGGGATTGTATCGGCCTTGGTGCCCATCATTGGTCACCATCTTGGTCGAGGCAAAAAGGAAGAGGTTGCGTCTGATTTTTACCAGTTTATTTATTTGGCCTTGGGTCTATCTGTGGTCTTGCTGGGGATGGTACTTTTTTTGGCACCACCAATCTTGAATCATATTGGACTAGAAGTACCAGTGGCGGCAGTAGCAGTTCGTTATCTCTGGTTTTTATCTATCGGGATTATCCCCCTGTTGCTCTTTAGTGTCATTCGCTCCTTGCTGGATTCGCTGGGGTTGACCAAACTGTCTATGTATCTCATGCTTTTGTTACTTCCCTTGAATAGTGGATTTAACTATCTCTTGATTTACGGGGCCTTTGGTGTTCCAGAACTGGGAGGTGCTGGGTCTGGTTTAGGTACTTCCTTGGCTTACTGGGTCTTGCTGGGAATTTCTGTTCTGGTTTTACTTAAACAGGAGAAGCTCAAAGCCTTACACCTTGAGAAACGAATTCCGCTTAATATGGATAAAATCAAGGAAGGAGTTCGCTTGGGTCTGCCTATTGGGGGGACTGTCTTCGCGGAAGTGGCTATCTTTTCTGTGGTTGGCTTGATTATGGCAAAGTTCTCGTCCTTGATTATTGCTAGTCACCAGTCAGCTATGAATTTTTCATCTCTCATGTATGCCTTCCCTATGAGTATCTCATCGGCTATGGCTATTGTTGTTTCCTATGAAGTGGGAGCCAAGCGATTTGATGATGCGAAAACCTATATTAGTTTAGGAAGATTTACTGCCCTCATTTTTGCTGCCTTCACCTTAACCTTCCTTTACATTTTTAGGGAAAATGTGGCCAGTCTTTATGGTAACGATCCAGAATTTATCGATTTGACAGCGCGTTTTTTGACTTACAGCCTTTTCTTCCAGTTAGCAGATACCTTTGCGGCACCGCTTCAGGGAATTTTACGGGGGTATAAGGATACCGTTATTCCTTTTTACCTTGGTTTGCTTGGTTATTGGGGCGTAACAATCCCAGTGGCTATGGTATTTGATTCCCTAACAGATTTTGGAGCGTATTCTTACTGGATTGGCTTGATTATTAGTCTGATCGTGAGTGGGGCGCTCTACCGATGGCGTCTAACTGTGATTATGAAGAGATTTGAATCTAGAAAAGCTTGATTTTTAGAATTCCTGCAAGCAAAAATATCCTTCCTTATCTGCATTATTTTTGCTATAGTTAAATTAGTAGTAGGCAAATGAGAATTTCAAAATATAGAAACCATTGATATCACACGCTACTTCGCTGGTATTAGCCGTGAAGAAATCGCTGAAGCGGTAGTTGGATAAACCAAAAAGAAGTTGGTTGTAGGACCAGCTTCTTTTTTAAAAACCATATATTACATAATTTAATTTATGTATTTTATAAACTATCTAGAGCATTCTTTTGTTCATCATTAACGATATGAGTATAGAGGTCTGTGACTTGTGTACTGGCGTGTCCTAGTTGGTGGCTGACTAAAACTTGCGATTTAGTGGCATCATAGAGCCTGGTTGCTAGGGTATGTCGTAGTTTATGGGGTGTTACACGGACTTTGAAGTCCTCAGAGTACTTAGCAACCATTTTCTCAACGCTGGAAGCATCGATACGATTAGGAACACCTCTGTAGAGTGTCAAAAAAAGAGCTGTATCTGTTTTTTCCGTTTTATAGCGTTGATTCCGAATGGCCAGATAATTTTCTAAATAAGGTTTTGCAAAGGCAGCGACATTGACAGAGTCACGTTTGCCACCTTTTCGAGTAACATCAATAACCATCATTTTGAGGTTGAGATCTCTTAGATCCAGATTAACAGCTTCAGATAAGCGGACACCAGACGCCAAGAGAAGGGCGATAATGGCCAAATCACGTTCTTTATTTTTATTAAATGAAGATAGGGCGCGATTTGAAAGTTGTTGTGGATACTCTTGGTCAATATAAGTTAGAAAACCTTCTGTTTCATCACCTAAAAAGAGTTTTTGCTTGATGTTTTCAGCTCTGGCAGCAAGTGTTTCTTTCTTTTTCTTTGTTGAAACTTTCTTCATTACATTACGATAAAAATAAGGTTCGCCCTGATCGTTTTCAACTTCCTCAGTCAAATACTTATAAAGACTAGAAAGTGCTGACAAAGTCCGATTGATAGTTGTCTGAGAAACTCCTTGCTTGGTTGTATTAGCATTCAGCAAAGGACGTTCTCGTAGATAAAGGATAAAGGATTCCATGTCTTTCTTAGACATATTTTCCAAGACAGATAAAGGAATATCAGCCATTTTATCTGCGTTTGAAATGCCAGACTCCAAAACCCAGCTAAAAAATCGATAGTATTCCTTGAGGTATTCGTACAAGGTTGTAAAACTGTAAGGTACAGCCAGCTTAGATTGGTAGTATTCCAGAACATACCAGGGCATGATTTGTTTTAGTTTGTCGATTCGTTCCAGTAAAATCTCACGTTTCATGTATTTTCTCCATAAATAAGTTTACTAGTAGTATAGCATAGACTTATTTATTTTTCAAGAAAATTATAGTTTTTCGGAAAGATATTATAGAGCTTTTTAATAGAATAACTAAAATAACCAAAAATGATTTCATTTTTAATAACTAAAAAATTTTTTCGACAAAAATTGTCTATAATGTACTTTATTCCTGAGAAACTAACACAAAGACTTGGTTCTTTTTTCATAAGAACCAAGTCTTTGTGTTTGATATGAATCTACTAGGAATTTTTCAAAGTCATTCTTATAATTGAATTTCTCTAAAAAATTTCAATTGCCATTTTTGTGTTGATTGAGCCGTTGTATTTAAATTTGTGCACCAAGGCGGATAAAATCGCATGGACATTTTTCCTTTGCTGTTTTTTGTTGAGAGAATTTTCTTACAAGTAGCAACTTCGTTTGGAATAATAAATAGCCCCTTTTTATCATTATCGATGACAACGATAACAAGTTCAGTTCCCAAATCTTCATTGGTATAAGGAATGTTCATGTTATTTTTGTCTTTTTTCCAAAAAACTGTAAAATATCCTTCTTTTTTCGGTGTTCTTTTTGCTAAGCGGCATCTTTTATATCCTTGCTCATCCTTTATTTTGATAAGAATACCTTCGTATTTTTCATTCCACTTTTCTTTAATGAATTCAAAATCACCATAAAACTCATATAGAGCATCTAGTATTTTCATTATGATGTATGTCCTCCCTTATCAAAATCAACAAAATATTCTTGATACATTTATTACATAATAAAAATTATGTAATAATATTTTTGATTTACAACAACAAATCTTTGACTTTCCCAATTTCACTTTTTGGAATCACCAAGTGGATCATATCCCCCAGATACATTCTGGTTGAGCCGTTAACTGTTTGGCTCTTGCCATTATGAACTTGTGTTGTGATTAGGACGTTATGAGGCAAGTTGAGCTCGTGTACTTGTTTTCCAGCGATTTTGTCAGATACAGGGATTTCAATGAGTGTAACTTCTCCTTCATCTGTTGCTTCTTCTGGCAACATTCTTTCTAGCATGGCCTCATAGACTGGCGCACCCTTGAGTAAATCCATGATGATATAGGAAACTAGGGTTACTAAGCCAAGTGGCATGAGATTGCGAATATCTCCTACCATCTCAGTTACGAGTATCATAGCGGTTAAGGGTGCCTTTGATATTGCTCCAAAATAGCCACTCATTCCTAGAATGACAAATATAGGGAATTGCTCCTGACTGACAAGTCCAATATTCACACAAATGACACCAACTAGGGCACCAAGCAAGGAACCAAGCGCCAGAATGGGTAGAAAAATTCCTCCTGGAAGGCCACTTCCATAGCTAATCATGCTCCAAACAAAGCGAATCAAAAAGTAAGCTAATAGAACTTGGAAACTAAAATTTTGCTCAGTTAGGGAAAGAACCAGCTGATTTCCACCTCCAAGGATTTGTGGCAAGAAGATGCCGACTGGTATGATGAGAATAAAGGCAAGAATTGGGTAATAAGCTCTATCCAAACGGATTTTTTGCCCAAGCCAGTCATAAATTCTACCGACATTGAGTACAGCCTTCTCATAGAGAAAACCAGATAGTCCAAGAAAAACTCCCATAAGGAGGTAAATCCAATATTGGTCTAGGGTCATGAGTGGGATATTGTCTGGCATATCCAGTACGGGTGTTAGGCCAAATATGAGCAGAGAGACAAAGTTTGCTACGAGACTGGCTGCTAGAGTTGAGACCCAGAAAAAGCGTGAAAAATGGTGATAAACTTCTTCTACGACAAAGAGAAGTCCTGCAATCGGAGCATTAAAGGCTGCGGCTAAACCTGCTGCAGCTCCACTCGCAATAAGAGAACGTTCCTCTACTGGACTGGATTTGAGCCATTTGGCAATTCCTTTGCCCCCGACTGCTCCAAGTTGAATACTTGGTCCTTCACGCCCCAGCATAAGGCCACTTGCAATAGCAAGAATTCCTAGAATATATTTTTTCCAAAGAACTCCCCACCAGTTGAGAGTCATCAATCCCTTTAATTCGGCTTCGACCTGAGGAATTCCTGAGCCTTTGATATCTTTTTCTGATCGAGTTAATTTCGCACTGAGCCAACAAACTATTAAATAAAACAGACCAATGATAAAAAGATTGCGCACTAGGTGCACTTGATCTTGATAAAGTCCTTGTATCAGGTGGAAGCCTTTTTCGATTGAAAACCGAAAGGATCCGACGATGAGCCCTACGACGAGACCGACAATGATTCCTCGTCCAACTTGGGATAATATGGTGCTTGAGACAAAGGCAAATTCTTTCTTGGAACTGAGTGTTTCTGACTGTTCCTCCATAATCATTCCTTCTAACTTAACTTTCTTTTTCTTCTGAAACCAGTGATTTAACGGGTTCAAAGCTGGTTCGGTGAATTGGGGTAACTCCTAGTTTTTCCAGTCCTTCTAGATGTTTAGCAGTTCCATATCCTGCATTAGTAGCGAAATCATAGCCGGGAAATTGCTGGTCGAATTCCTTCATCAATTCATCACGTGTCACCTTGGCTACTATAGAAGCTGCTGCAATTGAAAGGGAATTGGCATCTCCTTTGATGATAGATGTTTGTGAAATTGGTAAATCCAGTTTCATGGCATCTATCAAAAGGTGCTCAGGTTGAGGACTGAGCTGGGAGATTGCTTCCTGCATGGCCAGTTTGGTTGCTTCATAGATATTGACTTGGTCGATGACTTGATTATCCATGATACCAATGCCAATTGATAAGGCTTGGTTCTGAACGGCTTGGAAAATCTCCAGATGTTTCTTTTTAGGAATTTTCTTGCTGTCGTTGAGGCCTTTAATTTTACAATTTTTAGGTAAGATGACGGCTGCAGCAACTACTGGTCCAGCCAGAGGACCTCGGCCGACCTCATCAACACCAGCAACTAAGGTCAATCCTTGCTTGTAAAGTTCTTTTTCATAGGAAAGCATGGATTCCAAACGAAAATCCTCATCCAATTCTGCCTGAATAGCTTTTTTACGCTTGCTGATTTCCTTTTGAACTCCAGAGCGATTATCCTTTTCAAGCTCTAAAAAAATAGGGCTATCAAGGTCCTTGACAGTAGCAAGGAGTTCTTTGATTTCTTTAATCGTCGCCATCTAGATCTTCCAATGTATCTAAGGTATAGTTACCGAGTTTGCCATCACGGACTTCCTTCACGAAGAGACTGTAAAAGCGGTCATAGTCATCACGGAAACCGAGGGCACGGGTCATATCCATAATAATAACAGGAGCTTCTTCCTCAATTTTCATTTGTTTGAAGCGTTCAGCCAACTTTTCTGGATAATGTTCTTTGAAATAATTGAGGCCAAAAATAGTTACCTCATCCATAGGAAGCAACTGGTCTTTGATAGCTCCAGTCAAGGCTAACTTAAGCGCAACAGTTTCATCCTCAAACTTAGGCCAGAGAATCCCTGGTGTATCTAAGATTTCCAGGTCTTTATTGGTTTTGAGCCATTGTTGACCTTTTGTGACCCCTGGCTTGTTTCCAACAACAGCAATTTTCTTACCAGCTAAACGGTTCATAAGAGTGGATTTACCAGCGTTTGGAATCCCGATAATCATGGTACGCAAGGTTTCAATCTTGATACCACGTTCTTTTTGGCGAGCAATCTTATCCGCCATGAGCTTCTTGGCAGCATCTGTTACAACTTTTACAGTCACTTGTTCTTTGGAATTGATAGCCAGCGTCTGGATTCCCTGTGATTCAAAATACTGGCGCCATTCCTTGGTCATTGCTGGGTCAGCCAAGTCTGCCTTATTTAAAATCAAGAGTTTTGGTTTGTCACCAACAATTTTGGTCAACATAGGATTTTGACTAGATAGAGGTAAGCGTGCATCCACCAAAATCGTTACAAAATCAACAAATTTTAAATTTTCCTGAACCTGTCGACGAGCTTTGGACATGTGACCAGGAAACCATTGAATAGTAGCCATTGAGTTTTTTCCTTATAAAATAAAAATCTAATTAATATAAATAGTGTTTTTCTTATAGTCTATTTTATCATAATTTGAGCACTTTTGCATAGGCTTTTGGCTATGAGAAATTTGTTAAACATAATTTTATTTATGTCTTTTACAATACAGTAAACTTATATAAAGGATATTAGACTTCAAAAAGAGGATTTTCATTGCACTCAATATCAAAAAAGAAGATGACAAATCATCTTCTTAAAAACTATGATTTTTTAGTCTTCTTTTTTCTTGCGAGCAAGAAGTCCAAGTGCTGCAAGGTTAGCATTAGCTTCTGAACCTGTGTTTGGTAATTCCTCTCTTCTACTTGTCTCAGAAGTCGGAGTATTTGCTTCTGGAGTGTTTGGGGTTGGAATTTGACTTTCTGGTGTTGGAATAGTCGGATCTTGTGGAGTTGGAATCGGTGTGGTCGGTTTCTGTGGAACAGGATTATTAGGCTCTACTGGTGTTATCTTTTCAAATTTATGAATAGTTACACCATCTTTCGTTGTAGTCGTAATAAATCGATATCCAGGAATATTTCCTGGTTCATGAGTTCCAGGTTTTTCTGGTTTCAATGGCTTACCATTTTCATCCACCCAGATTGTAATATGATTACTTTCTGGAGTTGGTTTTACCGGTTCTTCCGGACTAGGTGTATTTGGAACTTTTACATACTCAATCGGTGTATCCTTACCAGGTTCTGTTGGTACTGGTGGAATGTATCCTTGTGTTGGATCATTTGGCACTTTTGGTTGTAACAGTGTCTCGCCAATCTTCGGTGTGTATCCTGGTACATATGGTATTACTGGTACATTTGGTGTATTAGGATACATTGGATCACCAGGCTTAGTTGGGTCTGTCGGATGGTTTGGATATGGTAGTGGCGTTGGTGTTTCTACACCTGGCACTTTTGGTATCCATGAACCAAGTTTCTTGTAAACCACTTCAATCGTTTGATTTGCAACAGTTGGTGTTATTTCTTTTCTTTCAGCAACTTCTTTTTGAGTTGGGTCTTTAAGGATGTAACCTTTAACTATTGGTGATGATACTTTATCAAATGTACTATCTCCACCAACTGCTTTCCATTCTCCATAAGTAATCTCACCTGTTACTACGTTAATCTTAGCTTCACGTGTAAATGTAACTTTGTCTGTTGATGGTTCAGAAACTTTATTTCCAGCCTCGTCAACATAGTTGATTGTACGTGTAACTTCTTTTTCTAAGTCAGATTTTGCTAGTCCTGTTTCTGGCCATTTTGGTCCTTCTGGTTTATCTGGATCTACTGGATCATTTGGATTTTTCGGCTCTGTTACTGTCACAACTTTTTCATGTACTTTCAATCTGAATACTTGTGTTGGATCTCCATCTGTTGGATCTTTTTCCTTATCAAATTTTTGATTATTTAATAAGTCTTTATTCTCAACTATATATCCACGTTTTTCTAAGTCTGCAATCTTAGCCGTTACTGAATCTGCTGGAATTGGTTCACCTGTTTTACCTGAAAGCTCTACTTTCTCTTCAGGTAGTTCAACCTCTGTACCTGTTGTTGTATTGAATACTTTCACTACAGCTTTTTGAGGATCTTTTGAATACTCAATTGGTGTATCTTCGCCTGGTGTGTTTGGAATTGGTGGCACCTTGTATCCATTTTCTGGATTATTTGGATCAACTGGTTCTAACGGTGTTTCGCCAATCTTCGGTGTGTATCCTGGTACATATGGTATTACTGGTACATTTGGTGTATTAGGATCCGTTGGATCACCAGGTTTCGTTGGATCTGTTGGATGGTTTGGATATGGTAGTGGTGTTGGTGTTTCTACACCTGGCACTTTTGGTACCCATGATCCTAACTTAGTATAAACTACTTTTTGATCTAATCCTGTCGAATCTGCATTTGTTTCCACTTTTTCTACTGAAGCTTTGTCTGCTACATAGCCTGTTAATGTAGGTGTGTCTACTTTTGCTAATTCTTTGTCCGCACTTTCCCAATTTCCGTATGTGATTGTTCCTGTAACTGCATTATATGTTGCACTACGTTTGAAGTGGGCTGTTTGTGTTACAGTCGGTTTCGCATCCGCTATTTCTGGTTCATCCGCAGTTTCTTTCTTAACGTAAGTAATTGTACGTGTTACTTCTTTTTCTAAGTCAGATTTTGCTAATCCAGTTGCTGGCCATTTTGGTCCTTCTGGAACATTTGGATCAACCGGTGTATTTGGAGTTGGTGGTTCTGTTACTGTCACAACTTTTTCTTTTACAGTAATCGTATATTCCTGACTTGGAATTTGACCTTCTGTGTCTTCTATAGTATCAACTGTTTTATCACCACTTGTAAATGTGTCTCCAACAATCTCATATCCAGCTTTTTTAAGTGCTGTTATTCTAGTATTTACATCTGTTGAAGAGAATGTATCTCCTACATTACCAGAAAGTGTAATATCGCCATATCCTGTTAACGCTTCAGTTGCTGTCTCAGATACTTGTTTCTTGAAGTGAACGACACCTTTACCTGTAGGCGGTACAGTTCTTTCTTCATATACAAATGTGATTACTGTATTTTTCTTTGTGATACTTCCATTTAGCGTATCAGATGAAGTTTCCAATCCTCCACCAACTGATCTTAAAGCATAATATTTTCCATTAGTTGC
This portion of the Streptococcus mitis B6 genome encodes:
- the ylqF gene encoding ribosome biogenesis GTPase YlqF, whose protein sequence is MATIQWFPGHMSKARRQVQENLKFVDFVTILVDARLPLSSQNPMLTKIVGDKPKLLILNKADLADPAMTKEWRQYFESQGIQTLAINSKEQVTVKVVTDAAKKLMADKIARQKERGIKIETLRTMIIGIPNAGKSTLMNRLAGKKIAVVGNKPGVTKGQQWLKTNKDLEILDTPGILWPKFEDETVALKLALTGAIKDQLLPMDEVTIFGLNYFKEHYPEKLAERFKQMKIEEEAPVIIMDMTRALGFRDDYDRFYSLFVKEVRDGKLGNYTLDTLEDLDGDD